From Actinopolyspora lacussalsi, a single genomic window includes:
- a CDS encoding putative enzyme related to lactoylglutathione lyase (product_source=COG3324; cath_funfam=3.10.180.10; cog=COG3324; ko=KO:K06996; superfamily=54593) encodes MGNPVVHFEILGKDAAKLRDYYSRLFGWKIDTDNQLDYGMVERETVEDDGETVGIGGGIAAVPEGYEGMVTFYVGVDDVEQALSQAETLGGSRVMGPEKVMEQLEIGLFADPEGHVIGVVNPGS; translated from the coding sequence ATGGGCAACCCGGTGGTGCACTTCGAGATTCTGGGCAAGGACGCGGCGAAGCTCCGCGACTACTACTCACGGCTGTTCGGCTGGAAGATCGACACGGACAACCAGTTGGACTACGGCATGGTCGAGCGCGAGACGGTCGAGGACGACGGTGAGACCGTGGGCATCGGCGGCGGCATCGCCGCCGTTCCGGAGGGCTACGAGGGAATGGTGACGTTCTACGTGGGCGTCGACGACGTGGAACAGGCGCTGTCCCAGGCCGAGACCCTCGGCGGCAGCCGGGTGATGGGCCCGGAGAAGGTGATGGAGCAGCTGGAGATCGGGCTGTTCGCCGATCCGGAGGGGCACGTGATCGGCGTGGTCAACCCCGGCTCCTGA
- a CDS encoding KipI family sensor histidine kinase inhibitor (product_source=TIGR00370; cog=COG2049; pfam=PF02682; smart=SM00796; superfamily=160467,50891; tigrfam=TIGR00370) → MRILPCADAGLLVELDELEQVLALHAALSERSLPGVLDLIPAARTLLVSLDPERADRRALADEIRRVPLTGALPAGALPAGTGAAGGERADRGSLTVPVIYDGADLDAVAELTGLTPREVVLAHTGTEWRVAFGGFAPGFGYLVGGDPRLEVPRRAESRTGVPAGSVGLAGRFSGVYPRTSPGGWQLIGRTELEMWRTDRDPPALLRPGLRVRFEEVS, encoded by the coding sequence GTGCGGATCCTGCCCTGCGCGGACGCGGGTTTGCTCGTGGAACTGGACGAGCTGGAACAGGTGCTGGCGCTGCACGCCGCGCTGTCCGAACGGAGTCTGCCCGGCGTCCTCGACCTGATCCCCGCGGCACGGACACTGCTCGTCTCGCTGGATCCCGAGCGCGCCGACCGGCGCGCGCTCGCCGATGAGATCCGCCGAGTGCCGTTGACCGGAGCCCTGCCCGCCGGAGCCCTGCCCGCCGGAACCGGGGCGGCCGGGGGAGAACGCGCCGACCGGGGGTCGCTCACGGTGCCGGTGATCTACGACGGCGCGGATCTCGACGCGGTGGCCGAGCTGACCGGGCTCACACCCCGCGAGGTGGTGCTCGCCCACACCGGAACCGAGTGGCGGGTGGCCTTCGGCGGATTCGCACCGGGATTCGGTTACCTGGTGGGAGGTGACCCCCGACTGGAGGTCCCACGCCGCGCGGAGTCCCGAACCGGCGTGCCCGCCGGTTCGGTCGGGCTGGCGGGCAGGTTCAGCGGTGTCTACCCGCGAACCTCGCCGGGCGGTTGGCAGCTGATCGGCCGCACCGAGCTGGAGATGTGGCGCACCGATCGTGATCCGCCCGCACTGCTGCGTCCCGGGTTGCGGGTGCGGTTCGAGGAGGTGTCATGA
- a CDS encoding biotin-dependent carboxylase-like uncharacterized protein (product_source=TIGR00724; cog=COG1984; pfam=PF02626; smart=SM00797; superfamily=50891; tigrfam=TIGR00724), which yields MSEPDTGTAGLAKGSPANRRLEVLRPGPLSTVQDLGRTGLAGMGVGISGAADRSSLRLANRLVGNAESEAAVEITLGGLWLRARGVLTVALTGASFPVTVDGRAAASHTVLTLPTGSVLRVGQCRTGMRGYLAVRGGIDVPAVLGSRATDTLSGLGPEPLAGGTVLPVGRAHGEFPRVDAAPITPPSGGELTLPVLPGPRQDWFSAEALRHLLHEPFEVTRDSDRVGMRLSGPPLPRNETGELPSEGMVSGALQVPPAGQPTLFLADHPVTGGYPVIAVVLSAHVAVAAQARPGQRLRFRAVREPSEY from the coding sequence ATGAGCGAGCCGGACACCGGTACCGCCGGGCTCGCCAAGGGGTCGCCGGCCAACCGACGGCTGGAGGTGCTGCGCCCCGGTCCGCTGTCGACCGTGCAGGATCTGGGCCGGACCGGACTGGCCGGGATGGGGGTGGGAATCTCCGGGGCCGCCGATCGGAGCTCGCTGCGGCTGGCCAACCGCCTCGTCGGCAACGCGGAGTCGGAAGCCGCCGTGGAGATCACGCTGGGTGGGCTGTGGTTGCGCGCCCGCGGTGTGCTCACCGTCGCGCTGACCGGCGCCTCGTTTCCGGTCACGGTGGACGGGCGTGCGGCGGCGAGCCACACCGTGCTCACGCTGCCCACCGGTTCGGTACTGCGCGTCGGGCAGTGCCGCACGGGGATGCGGGGGTACCTGGCGGTGCGCGGCGGTATCGACGTCCCGGCCGTGCTGGGATCACGCGCCACCGACACGCTCTCGGGGCTGGGGCCGGAGCCGCTCGCGGGGGGCACCGTGCTCCCCGTCGGGCGAGCTCACGGCGAGTTCCCGCGCGTGGACGCCGCGCCGATCACCCCGCCGTCCGGCGGGGAACTGACGCTACCCGTGCTGCCCGGGCCGAGACAGGACTGGTTCAGCGCCGAAGCGCTGCGTCACCTGCTGCACGAGCCGTTCGAGGTCACCCGGGACAGCGACCGGGTCGGCATGCGCCTGTCCGGACCGCCGCTGCCACGGAACGAGACCGGTGAACTTCCCAGCGAGGGGATGGTCAGCGGGGCGCTGCAGGTACCGCCCGCTGGGCAGCCCACCCTGTTCCTGGCGGACCATCCGGTGACCGGGGGATACCCCGTGATCGCGGTCGTGCTGTCGGCCCACGTGGCCGTGGCCGCGCAGGCACGACCCGGCCAGCGGTTGCGCTTCCGCGCCGTGCGGGAGCCATCGGAGTACTGA
- a CDS encoding aryl-alcohol dehydrogenase-like predicted oxidoreductase (product_source=COG0667; cath_funfam=3.20.20.100; cog=COG0667; pfam=PF00248; superfamily=51430), producing the protein MRQRALGSQGLRVSEQGLGCMGMTFGYSGRDDEESAATIRRALELGVDFLDTADMYGPWSNERLLGRTLAGRRDEVVLATKFGNEVDENGELTGEVNGRPEYLRAAIDGSLRRLGIDHVDLYYQHRVDPDVPIAETWGALSELVQQGKVRHLGISEAAPETIRKAHATHPVSAVQTEYSLFSRDPEDNGVLATCRELGIGFVAYSPLGRGFLSGAIRSFEDLPADDYRRTAPRFQGENFQRNLDVVDQVHELARQKGVSASQLALAWVTAQGEDIVAIPGTKKRKYLEENVGAVDVPLTAEDLAALERVAPRGVAAGERYGEGAMDKVHL; encoded by the coding sequence ATGCGGCAACGCGCTCTCGGCAGTCAGGGTCTGCGGGTCAGTGAACAGGGCCTGGGCTGCATGGGAATGACCTTCGGGTACTCGGGGCGGGACGACGAGGAGTCGGCCGCCACGATCCGGCGAGCCCTGGAGCTCGGGGTGGACTTCCTGGACACGGCCGACATGTACGGGCCGTGGAGTAACGAGCGGCTACTGGGGCGAACCCTGGCGGGCCGCCGGGACGAGGTGGTGCTCGCCACCAAGTTCGGCAACGAGGTGGACGAGAACGGCGAACTCACGGGCGAGGTCAACGGCAGGCCGGAGTACCTGCGTGCCGCCATCGACGGCTCGTTGCGGCGGCTGGGAATCGACCACGTCGACCTGTACTACCAGCACCGCGTGGACCCGGACGTGCCGATCGCCGAGACCTGGGGAGCGCTGTCCGAGCTGGTGCAGCAGGGCAAGGTGCGCCACCTGGGGATCTCGGAGGCCGCTCCGGAAACGATCCGGAAAGCCCACGCCACCCACCCGGTCAGCGCGGTGCAGACCGAGTACTCGCTGTTCAGCCGTGATCCGGAGGACAACGGGGTACTGGCGACCTGCCGCGAGCTGGGCATCGGTTTCGTGGCCTACTCACCGCTCGGACGCGGGTTCCTCTCCGGCGCGATCCGCTCGTTCGAGGACCTTCCCGCCGACGACTACCGGCGGACCGCACCGCGGTTCCAGGGGGAGAACTTCCAGCGCAATCTGGATGTGGTCGACCAGGTGCACGAACTGGCGCGGCAGAAGGGCGTATCGGCCTCCCAGCTGGCCCTGGCGTGGGTGACGGCGCAGGGCGAGGACATCGTGGCCATTCCCGGCACCAAGAAGCGCAAGTACCTGGAGGAGAACGTGGGCGCCGTGGACGTCCCCCTCACCGCCGAGGACCTGGCCGCCCTCGAACGGGTGGCGCCGCGCGGCGTGGCGGCGGGCGAACGCTACGGCGAGGGAGCGATGGACAAGGTGCACCTCTGA
- a CDS encoding UPF0271 protein (product_source=KO:K07160; cog=COG1540; ko=KO:K07160; pfam=PF03746; superfamily=88713), translated as MDVNADLAEGFGRWELGDDTALLDIVSSANVACGFHAGDPRTLRAACSGAAMRGVAVGAQVGYRDLAGFGRRFIDMDPAELVDEVIYQIGALDALARVAGTAVTYVKPHGALYNTIVSHTEQAEAVVEAVRRFRPGMAVLGLAGSEWLRLAGESGLNPHREAFADRAYTPEGTLVPRGRPGAVLHDPEAIADRCLRIVRGQPIEAADGTPLSLSPDSICVHGDTPDAVRIARTVRRKLTEQGTPIEPFAPPPALVAD; from the coding sequence ATGGACGTCAACGCTGACCTGGCCGAGGGGTTCGGGCGCTGGGAACTGGGCGACGACACCGCGCTGCTGGACATCGTCAGCAGCGCCAACGTCGCCTGCGGGTTCCACGCGGGTGATCCGAGGACGCTGCGCGCGGCCTGCTCCGGAGCGGCGATGCGCGGGGTCGCCGTGGGGGCCCAGGTCGGTTACCGGGATCTGGCCGGATTCGGCCGCCGGTTCATCGACATGGACCCGGCCGAACTCGTGGACGAGGTGATCTACCAGATCGGCGCGCTCGACGCGCTGGCCAGGGTGGCGGGCACCGCGGTCACCTACGTCAAGCCGCACGGCGCGCTGTACAACACCATCGTCTCGCACACCGAGCAGGCCGAGGCCGTGGTGGAAGCGGTGCGCCGGTTCCGTCCCGGCATGGCCGTGCTGGGCCTGGCCGGTTCGGAGTGGTTGCGGCTGGCGGGGGAGTCGGGGCTGAATCCCCATCGGGAGGCGTTCGCCGATCGCGCCTACACCCCGGAAGGAACCCTCGTGCCGCGTGGTCGTCCCGGCGCGGTGCTGCACGACCCCGAGGCGATAGCCGACCGCTGCCTGCGGATCGTCCGAGGGCAACCGATCGAGGCGGCGGACGGGACTCCGCTGTCGCTGTCGCCGGACTCGATCTGCGTGCACGGCGACACCCCCGACGCGGTGAGGATCGCCCGCACCGTGCGGCGGAAACTGACCGAGCAGGGGACGCCGATCGAGCCGTTCGCCCCGCCGCCCGCACTCGTGGCGGACTGA
- a CDS encoding hypothetical protein (product_source=Hypo-rule applied; pfam=PF09954) — MGQRHVVPGGGGGGWKVVGAATGSTESSTNTQADAIDEARRQLENSDGGEILIHGIDGSVRDRRTVQSS, encoded by the coding sequence ATGGGCCAGCGACACGTCGTTCCCGGAGGCGGTGGCGGCGGCTGGAAGGTGGTCGGCGCGGCCACCGGATCCACCGAGTCGAGCACCAACACCCAGGCGGACGCCATCGACGAGGCACGCAGGCAGCTGGAGAACTCCGACGGAGGAGAGATCCTCATCCACGGCATCGACGGCTCGGTCCGCGACCGGCGAACCGTGCAGTCGAGCTGA
- a CDS encoding hypothetical protein (product_source=Hypo-rule applied; transmembrane_helix_parts=Inside_1_4,TMhelix_5_22,Outside_23_36,TMhelix_37_59,Inside_60_60) has protein sequence MDRRSVLVLVAFAAIAVGYLVVRDPVAAAGAVRQGSLVLFDSVAFVFQSLVTFVRHLFEG, from the coding sequence GTGGACCGCAGGAGTGTGCTCGTTCTGGTGGCGTTCGCGGCGATCGCGGTCGGCTATCTGGTGGTGCGCGACCCGGTCGCCGCCGCCGGAGCCGTACGGCAGGGATCGCTGGTGCTCTTCGACAGCGTCGCTTTCGTGTTCCAGTCGCTGGTCACCTTCGTGCGACACCTCTTCGAGGGGTAG
- a CDS encoding GNAT superfamily N-acetyltransferase (product_source=COG0454; cog=COG0454; pfam=PF00583; superfamily=55729; transmembrane_helix_parts=Outside_1_19,TMhelix_20_42,Inside_43_48,TMhelix_49_71,Outside_72_490) translates to MTERDFAATDRGTVTRRPNAARPSAWFAPAAVAVGTTQLVLFQLGTGRLAAWILTAAGVAWLCATAIGRMLPALARLGGRRTEQRRFAGEPTTVELGERADRELWRVRASVSDEPGGLAALAGQLALLDGDIRTMQVHPVADAAVDEFLLHLPGEVGHAELVEAVTSAGGRDVTAERTGPRELDDVPTRALRLATELVEGTDEPRGALRALLGDVEVSWLASTEGLGMGTDELLGQSICLDHPGGGVLLLRRRAGEFTPAEFARARAMTGLAASRKAHAGRPSEGHTARDGSEFAVRGAEDADLPLVRELHERCSNASRHRRYFVAGIPADRRPELSPTPARVDSRPGDSRPGDSRPGDSRLSSSLLATSPEGEVVAMGDLDHDGTAGELALLVRDDWQGLGVGSALRDALLTRAREFGLARVSALTQLDNTAMARTLRSAGFKHVGADEPGEWSWTLELRDGAERARPTAREASATVPAGRTLAETSPH, encoded by the coding sequence ATGACCGAGCGAGACTTCGCGGCAACCGACCGCGGCACCGTGACCCGGCGTCCGAACGCCGCGCGTCCCTCGGCGTGGTTCGCCCCTGCCGCGGTGGCTGTCGGCACGACGCAGCTCGTGCTGTTCCAACTGGGGACCGGACGGCTCGCCGCGTGGATCCTGACCGCCGCGGGTGTGGCGTGGCTGTGCGCGACCGCGATCGGTCGGATGCTGCCCGCGCTCGCCCGGCTCGGCGGTCGGAGAACCGAGCAGCGACGGTTCGCGGGCGAACCCACCACGGTGGAGCTCGGCGAGCGGGCGGATCGGGAGCTGTGGCGGGTGCGTGCCTCGGTCAGCGACGAACCGGGCGGCCTGGCCGCACTGGCCGGTCAACTGGCCCTGTTGGACGGTGACATCCGGACCATGCAGGTGCACCCGGTCGCCGACGCGGCGGTGGACGAGTTCCTGCTGCACCTGCCCGGCGAGGTCGGCCACGCCGAACTGGTCGAGGCGGTGACCAGCGCCGGTGGCCGTGACGTGACCGCCGAACGCACCGGTCCGCGCGAGCTGGACGACGTCCCCACCAGGGCACTGCGGCTGGCGACCGAACTGGTGGAGGGCACCGACGAACCGCGTGGCGCGCTGCGGGCGCTGCTGGGTGACGTCGAGGTGAGCTGGTTGGCCTCGACCGAGGGGCTGGGCATGGGCACCGATGAACTGCTCGGGCAGTCGATCTGCCTGGACCACCCCGGCGGTGGTGTGCTGCTGCTGCGCCGGAGGGCGGGTGAGTTCACACCGGCCGAGTTCGCCAGGGCACGCGCGATGACGGGGCTGGCGGCCAGTCGGAAGGCGCACGCGGGACGTCCCTCCGAGGGCCATACGGCACGCGACGGCTCCGAGTTCGCGGTGCGCGGCGCCGAGGACGCGGACCTGCCGCTGGTGCGCGAGCTGCACGAGCGGTGCTCGAACGCCAGCAGGCACCGGCGCTACTTCGTGGCGGGAATCCCCGCTGACCGACGGCCGGAGCTGTCGCCGACTCCGGCACGAGTGGATTCGCGGCCGGGGGATTCACGGCCGGGGGATTCACGGCCGGGGGATTCACGGTTGAGTAGCTCGCTGCTGGCGACTTCGCCCGAGGGCGAGGTGGTGGCGATGGGCGACCTCGACCACGACGGCACCGCCGGTGAGTTGGCACTGCTGGTGCGCGACGACTGGCAGGGGCTGGGCGTGGGGTCGGCGCTGCGGGACGCACTGCTGACGCGTGCCCGCGAGTTCGGGCTCGCCCGGGTGAGCGCGTTGACCCAGCTGGACAACACCGCGATGGCGCGCACGTTGCGTTCGGCCGGGTTCAAGCACGTCGGCGCGGACGAGCCGGGCGAGTGGTCCTGGACGCTGGAGCTGCGGGACGGCGCGGAGCGGGCACGCCCCACTGCCCGGGAAGCGAGCGCGACGGTCCCGGCCGGGCGCACCCTGGCCGAGACCAGCCCGCACTGA
- a CDS encoding NAD(P)-dependent dehydrogenase (short-subunit alcohol dehydrogenase family) (product_source=COG1028; cath_funfam=3.40.50.720; cog=COG1028; pfam=PF13561; superfamily=51735): protein MNSRFEGKVVFITGAGSGLGRRSALSFAAEGATVVAAGRDDEKTARTVEMIEENGGEASAVNVDVTDSASVSDGLETVVRRYGSLDIAHNNAGVFPEPGAFADTAESTWHSAIAVNLTGVALCMKHEINHMREHGGGAIVNVGSNIGDHARFGGVGPYVASKAGVSNMSRSAARDHIRDGIRINVVSPGASDTDMTFLPGETAEQRSVRLTGGIPAGRLADPDEIVAAVLWLASDEASFVVGHDLVVDGGASA, encoded by the coding sequence ATGAATTCGCGTTTCGAGGGAAAAGTGGTTTTCATTACCGGAGCCGGATCCGGTCTCGGCCGGAGGAGCGCTCTTTCCTTCGCGGCGGAGGGGGCCACAGTGGTCGCCGCGGGTCGTGACGACGAGAAGACCGCGCGGACCGTCGAGATGATCGAGGAAAACGGGGGCGAGGCCAGTGCGGTCAACGTCGACGTCACCGATTCCGCCTCGGTGAGCGACGGGCTGGAAACCGTTGTGCGGCGGTACGGATCCCTGGACATCGCGCACAACAACGCGGGGGTCTTCCCGGAACCGGGAGCGTTCGCCGACACGGCGGAAAGCACCTGGCACTCCGCGATCGCCGTCAACCTCACCGGTGTGGCGCTGTGCATGAAGCACGAGATCAACCACATGCGGGAGCACGGTGGCGGCGCCATCGTCAACGTCGGATCGAACATCGGTGACCACGCCAGGTTCGGTGGTGTCGGTCCCTACGTGGCCTCCAAGGCCGGAGTCAGCAACATGAGCCGCTCCGCCGCGCGGGACCACATCCGGGACGGCATCCGGATCAACGTCGTCAGCCCCGGTGCCTCCGACACCGACATGACGTTCCTACCGGGAGAGACGGCGGAGCAGCGTTCGGTCAGGCTCACCGGTGGTATCCCGGCGGGAAGGTTGGCCGATCCCGACGAGATCGTCGCGGCCGTACTGTGGCTGGCCTCGGATGAGGCGAGTTTCGTGGTCGGTCACGACCTGGTCGTCGACGGTGGGGCGAGCGCCTGA